CAACGCCATTTCCCAGCTGCACCATGCCCCCACGGCCCCCGAGACCTACCGGGCAGTGTTGGCGGAGCTCGATGGCCTGCTGGACCTGAAGGGCAGCATGGCCTGCCTCCAGGCCAAGCATGGTGGGCCGGCGAGTCTGCTGGCTTCCAGCCTGCCGGATTGTGGCGACCGGGGAGGCGAGGGATGCGCGGAGTGTTTGTCCACCGTGGCTCTGGTCGGGGGCCTCAAGCACTACAACGCGACGGCCGACGGCCACGAGCTCAACCTGCCCTTGCGGGATATGGACGGCACCTACGGGGTAATGCGCCTCGCCCTGCCCCAAGGGCGTTACCTGGGGCTTTGGCAGGAGCAATTGCTGGAGGCTCTGATCCGGCACATCGGTATTGCCCTGGGCATGAGCCGCAAGCTTGAGCAGGAGCGTCTGCTGGCCCTGCAGGAGGAACGCTCCACCATCGCCCGGGAACTTCATGATTCCATCGCCCAGTCCCTGTCCTACATGAAGATCCAGGCCAGCCTGCTACAGCCCGTGTTGTCGGACCCGGTGCGGCGGGAACAGGCCGAGACCGTGCTGCGTGACCTGCGAGAGGGCATCACCGCGGCCTACCGTCAGTTGCGCGAACTACTGGCCACCTTCCGCCTGAAGATGGAAAGCGACTTCCTCACCCTGCTGGCTGCCGCCGTGGACGAGTATGCGTCCCGGGGTGGCCTGAGTATCCACCTGGAAACCCGCCTGGAAGGTTGCCAGCTGACCCCAAACCAGGAGATTCACACCCTGCAGATCATGCGCGAGGCCCTGTCCAACGTGCTGCGACACGCCCACGCATCCCAGGCCTGGGTCCGGGTGGTGAACGGTGCCGGAGTAGAGGTGGAGGCCAGCGTGGAAGACGACGGTATCGGCCCGGCCGGGGAAATCGACGCGATCGCCGAGGATACCTTCCACTATGGCCTGACCATTATGCGGGAGCGAGCCCAGGGCCTTCATGGACACCTGGAGGTGGGCCCCCGCCCCGGCGGTGGTACCCGGGTCACCCTGCGTTTCCATGCCCAGCCCGTGCAAGTCCAAGAAGTTGCCTGACAACAAGACCAGGAGCCAGACTCAAACCCATGACCACCAACACGCAAAGCGTCCTCATCGTCGATGACCACCCCCTGTTCCGGCGCGGCCTGACCCAGTTGCTCAACACCATGGACACCTTTCGCCTGGTGGGCGAGGCGGCCAACGGCCATGAAGGTATCGAACTGGTCAAGCGACTGCGCCCCGACCTGCTGCTGCTGGACTTGAACATGAAGGACATGAGCGGCATCGAAGTGCTCAAGGCCGTGAAGGCGGGGGACCTGGAAACCAGGGTGGTGATGATCACCGTTTCCGACCAGGCGGACGATCTGGTGGCGGCCCTGCGCAACGGCGCCGACGGCTACCTGCTCAAGGACATGGAACCGGAGCAGATGGTGGAAAGCCTGGAGGCCGCCGCCAGCGGCCGGGTCATCGTCTCGGAAGCTCTAACCCATCTATTGGCCGCTGCCATTCGCCACAGCAACCGTCCTGAAAACGTCGGCGAGGCAGGACTCACGGAGCAAGAGGTGCGCATTCTGGAGCTCATCGCCGGCGGCATGATCAACAAGCTCATCGGTCGCGAGCTTGACATCGCAGAGGGCACCGTGAAGGTCCACGTCAAGCACATCCTGCGCAAGCTGGGCCTGCGTTCCCGGGTGGAGGCGGCGGTGTGGGCCGTGGAACGCCTGCTCAAGCCCAGGTCGAACTAAGAAAACCGGCTCTCATGCGCCGGGTTCGGCACGGAGCTTGTTTGTGCAGGGTGAGTCGCAGCAGGCCTGGTTCACGTTGGTCGAGCAGGCCGAATTCTCTTGTTTGGTGAGCAGAAAATCCAGGAAGGCACGGGCCACCACGGAAATCTGACGTCCCGCCGGGTGCACAGCGTACCAGTGGCGCTGGATGGGAAACCCCTCCGCGTCCAGCACGGCGAACTGGCCAGGCTGGTGCAGGGTGAGGGCGTGGCAGGAGAGGGCGGAGATGCCCAGTCCCGCCAGGATGGCCTGCTTGATGGCCTCGTTGCTGCCCAGTTCCAGGCGGGGGCGAATCTCCAGTCCGTGTTCATGGAACAGCCGCTCGATGGCCTTTCGGGTGCCGGACCCGGCCTCCCGCATGATCCAGGGTTCCTTGGCCAGGCGCTCCAGGGTCAGGTGTTTTTCCTTCGTCAGGGGATGGTCCGGGGCGGCCAGCACGACGATGGGGTTGTCCATGATGGGCGTGGCCA
This window of the Thiobacillus sp. genome carries:
- a CDS encoding type IV pili methyl-accepting chemotaxis transducer N-terminal domain-containing protein, which translates into the protein MRRVRDALFERSIMLWLAAAILAVSAIGIGGMVISTLVVEQVQGSGSAINVAGSLRRLSHRMGSIVLSDAENDLTDHTLLQSAIVHFEATLNHQMLTDVLRRQPDNPAMATYRQVQETWRRSLKPKLAEQALAGPNLFPVETHNRLLLLIDEFVDQINTMVAQLEADTEQRISTLRAILWGAVALTILVLLIGLFMIHRRVLLPLDALLGGASRIGVGDFNARTHHTGRDELGRVGQAFNTMAEAVFRSHQDLEKRVREKTAELTRSNRSLALLYNAISQLHHAPTAPETYRAVLAELDGLLDLKGSMACLQAKHGGPASLLASSLPDCGDRGGEGCAECLSTVALVGGLKHYNATADGHELNLPLRDMDGTYGVMRLALPQGRYLGLWQEQLLEALIRHIGIALGMSRKLEQERLLALQEERSTIARELHDSIAQSLSYMKIQASLLQPVLSDPVRREQAETVLRDLREGITAAYRQLRELLATFRLKMESDFLTLLAAAVDEYASRGGLSIHLETRLEGCQLTPNQEIHTLQIMREALSNVLRHAHASQAWVRVVNGAGVEVEASVEDDGIGPAGEIDAIAEDTFHYGLTIMRERAQGLHGHLEVGPRPGGGTRVTLRFHAQPVQVQEVA
- the narL gene encoding two-component system response regulator NarL; protein product: MTTNTQSVLIVDDHPLFRRGLTQLLNTMDTFRLVGEAANGHEGIELVKRLRPDLLLLDLNMKDMSGIEVLKAVKAGDLETRVVMITVSDQADDLVAALRNGADGYLLKDMEPEQMVESLEAAASGRVIVSEALTHLLAAAIRHSNRPENVGEAGLTEQEVRILELIAGGMINKLIGRELDIAEGTVKVHVKHILRKLGLRSRVEAAVWAVERLLKPRSN
- a CDS encoding LysR family transcriptional regulator, which produces MRHTTFRQLEIFEAIARLGSFTRASEELYLTQPTVSMQMKKLTDTVGSPLVEQVGKKVLLTEDGKELAQVTREIFAILDRYAMSVAQRRGLEKGKLKLMAITTASYFAPRLLGEFARLHPGIDVSLRVTNKEQVLASMADNLDDLYLLGTPPDEIDVVATPIMDNPIVVLAAPDHPLTKEKHLTLERLAKEPWIMREAGSGTRKAIERLFHEHGLEIRPRLELGSNEAIKQAILAGLGISALSCHALTLHQPGQFAVLDAEGFPIQRHWYAVHPAGRQISVVARAFLDFLLTKQENSACSTNVNQACCDSPCTNKLRAEPGA